The segment AGAAATAGTCCTTATAAAgtgattcaaaattttgtaCAAACAACACCTAATTAACGAGTTCATACTTTTGCCAATCAGCACACTTTCTTAGAATGAACTGGTGGTTGTCAAGATCCATCCATAATGCACAGCAGGTAAGAAGAGATTGACCAGATAATATCACAAAAGAATTCTGttatttccaaatttttttgtaatttttcatctgcttttttcaattttagatCAAACATTTACATGTGTGTCAAAAACTTATGAATCGCAGAAAAATGTTGAGTATCGCGGAACACATGAAAATGTTGGCCTTATTATTGGAGTGACTGGTGTAGTTGGCAACAGTTTGGCTGGAACACTCTCATCCACTGACACCCCAGGCGGCCCGTGGAAGATCTACGGTGTGTCAAGACGAGGGACGCCAGTCTGTagcattgctaaagtcacatACATTCAATGCGATGTCTCTAAATCAACTGATGTACAAGCCAAATTATCGACCCTAAAAGATGTGACACACATCTTTTGGGTGACTTCGGCTTTTGACCTTTCCACTTCCAAATGTTGTGAAATCAATGGAACAATGTTTCGTAATGTCCTCACCTGTGTCATACCAAATGCACCTAATTTACGCCACATCTGTCTCCAGACGGGCGGGATGCATTATATGGAAATTCACAGATCAATTGATGGGAAACTCTGTGTAACTTCTCATGATCCGCCTTTCCATGAAGACATGAAAAGATTGGAAAACGTTCACAACTTCTACTACACGTTAGAAGATGTATTGTTCGATGAAGTATCTAGAAAACCAACCCTAACATGGTCCGTCCATAGACCTGATTTGATTTTCGGGTTTTCACCTTATAGCACGTTGAACATTATTGGAACACTTTGTGTATACGCAACGATATGCAAATTCATACACATCCCGATGAAGTTTCCAGGTACAGAAGCTGTTTGGGATAGTTATTCGAATGCATCAGATGCTAATTTGGTGGCAGAGCATCAAATTTGGGCAGCAATGTGTGCACAGGGGAAAAACAGGGCATTCAACATTACTAACGGTGATGTGTTCAAATGGAAGCATTTGTGGAAGGTATTGGCGGAAGAAATTGGAGTTGAATATGTGGAATTCAACGCGACGGAGAAGATTATTTCATTGTCCGAGATGATGAAGGATAAGGGGCCTGTGTGGGATAAGATTGTGAAAGACAATAAGTTGATTCCGACAAAGTTAGAAGAGGTTGGATTGTGGGGTTTTGCAGATATGTTACTAGGTGGAGGGACTTGTAGGTTGAGCAGTGTAAATCGTAGCAAAGAGAATGGCTTCATTGGCTTTAGGAATTCAATCAATTCCTTCATTTTCTGGATTCACAAGGCAAAACATAATAGATTAATTCCATGAACTTTGTCTTTTTACTTCatcattttgataaaaaaaattgaatctatgtttaattattttcattttacgTTGATAtagctttattttttttgtatatatcaatcgagaaatttaaaaacaaatataaaaaagaagtatgatattttattgaatttttaacttTTGAGTGAGAAATCCCCAAAACCCCACCCGCTATTGTAGATCCGCACatgataatatttatatgtCACTTGCCTTATTTCTCGATTAGTAGTTCAGAATTGGCCGAACTCATAAATAAATCTctaaatttgtttaattttttccttcagATATTTTGACTACGTGATTTTCCTATTGAATTATTGAACCGTCCACAATTTATTCCTTTTAAATattgttggttgattttgatcggtttttatattgtaaatgtcttcaattgtgtttgtattgtaatgattttaattgaagaaatgaagaaaaactCTATGaatctcatttattttttattgtgttcaaatgactacaagtaaaacacaattattctcgaacattttcattatcaattggactaatgagttTTGGAACAAAATAGTGTCCTTTACCAATATCCCTCACAAAATCTGATTCTGCGTCAACAAACGATGTttgtttaaaaggaacaaattatgggtggttcaatgattcaataggaaaatagcATAGTTGAGATACCCGAGAAAAAAAAGCAACAAGCTTAGGGatctgtttatgtatttgaccTTCACAATTCAATAAACAATTAATTGAGTGATCTTGATAAatgtatattaataaaatttttaatattaatgttTGTTGGCGGATATTTGAATTAgatatcttttataaaaaaaataaaaaataaaatattagtaaaaataactttaaaaagaaCGAAATAAAGTGTAGGTGTCAAGTTTCTCAACCAACCCTCTCAACAATTTACATGGCTAGCGAGCTAGGCTTATAACTCTCTTACGCATTGTTCAAATGTTGCAGCACcattaggattttttttaaaaaaaataataggacGAAACTAAAATAGCCCTCACATAATACAATACTGGATTCAACAAATTTCCACTTTGATACAATATTTGAATATGTAATATTTGACATTTAGATATTATTGATTTGGCAAATAGTAAAAGAGGGTAGAGAAGATACCGAATAAATAATTGATACTGTAGTGTAATAGTAAAAAGTTTTTGCCTAATCTAAGGGAAATAATTAATCAGCATAAACATTTAAAAGCTCAAAGTCTAAAAGTTGGCTCATCGTGTCGtacgaaaaataaataatagtaggACCAAAAATGCATCGATGAAATCGAACTTCCAATTATCTGCCGactatacatattatataatatCTTTTGACTATAGTTAAACGACTATTTAAGTTAATTCTTACCCTAAAAATATGATTCCataatcttttaatatatttaaattataatccAACAACATGAGAGATATTGTTTAGCTCTCGATGCAAATGGGAAATTAATATCTGGGCTTTGACATTTCCTACTTCAAAATAGAGAAGAGGAAATTAATTACTATATATCATGTCGGTGGATTTTATAGTATTCTACTGTATTATGCATTGTTTTAAAAGACTTTATTAGAATTCGTCTTAGGGCTCGTTCTGGGTCGGAATGGGGCTCTAGCTCCCTTATTTGgttatcaaatttttatatgaCAGAATTATGCCCTTATAATTTGGTCACTGATGAGATCACTCTGAAATTTACAATATGGGATGGGCTAGCCCATGCGAACTTCCACTCATCATTTTGATGGatcataaaagaattaattacgTGAATATACAACTTAAGTTTACATATTCTCCATATTtcccttattttttaaaaaaatactaaaatccctattttttaataagtctaatttaACAGATACATTATTAAATTAGAATCCTAATAAATCCTAACCAATTAAATCTTATCCCtaattttactctttattttccCCAAATAAAGAACCCATTTACACCACTTCCAAAATTAATGCGTCAATTTCTCAACGGTTCATCTTctcaattttgaaaatcaaaatttgtgCTCTCCATCCGTCAGCCTTCGTCTAATCTGTCCGCcatttttgtctactttgtcagcctttgaaaatcaaaattgtgCTCTCCGTCCGTCCGTCTTCGTCTAATCTGTCCGCCATTTTTGTCTATTCTGTCCGccttaaaaaatcaaatcgccAATTTCGTCTACTCTGTCCGCCATTTTCGTCCAATATTCTTGAAAGGTATTGTGTTCTTCTTCGATTCTCTCTTTtcattcttctatttttctaatatttcatGGATCATCTGTCATTTAGTATTGGGATTACTCAAATAATCACTTCAAACTCTAAACAAATCTATATTTTTGAAGATCCGAAATTGGTTGAAAACAAGTCTAAGAGCTTGCATAATTGGTTTGCATTGTGTTGTTACAATTATGTATCAAGCACAATTTATGTTTCATGTATCATGTTAAAGTTTGTCGTTTATATAAAGTATCAAGTAGACAGACTTATAACTATAGTTACACGTATGTATCAAGTAcaactttgcattttttgtatcatgttagtaTCAAGTAGACAGACTTATAACTGTAGTTACACTTATGTATCAAGTAcaactttgcattttttgtatcatgttaggCTGTAAAGTGTCTGTTAAGTATCATTTTGACTGACGTATGATATGTTGTTAGAATTATGTATCAagtttatttttgcattttatgtatcatattaacaactttgcattttttgtatcatgttagtaTCAAGTAGACAGACTTATAATTGTAGTTACCTTTATGTATCAAGTATaactttgcattttttgtatcatgttaggCTATAAAGTGTCTGTTAAGTATCATTTTGACTGACTTATGATATGTTGTTAGAACAGATTGGGCAGCATTGGATGCATATAAAGACAAGAAAACTGGAGAACTTTTGGGTCCACAACATTCGTTTAATGTGGAGTTTGCTCAAGACAACATGCAACAAATAAGTGATAGCCTGTGagtattgtttattattttattttattttttgtatctattcatccttataattattcttattgtttttgtaGTGATTGCGGACTATTCGTAGTTGTATATGCAGAATTCTGAGTGACAAAATCAACATGTCATGTAATAGTTTTAAGAGTAGCTATCTTCGCAAAAGATATGCGATTCTTTTATTGAAGTATGGTCTCGACAAGATGAATGCTGGATATGTTAGCAACAGTGATGACCCTTCAAGAATGAACAATGTATTAAACCCATCAtctgaagatgaaattgttaatgTAGGCTAGTTAGTTTTCaatgtttgattattttttttttggagttaaACAAGATGTTTGAAGTATTTATTAACATAACAACACATATTGTTAAATTATGAaagtgttttgatttttaaaattatttattctattactttaattttatttttattaccgTTATGAATTCAGGAATTATGTATACTGTTATTGGGACATGAATGTCATTATTGTatcaaaactataataataattacattaatgtAATTATTGTCATAAAAAAACACTTATTATATATACGTAAATATATTGCatgatacaaaaaaagaaaattatatacgtaattatattttgtatatgatacatgaaatatcaaaatatataatatcacaAACAGTGATACTAGTTATTACACTAGATACATgtcagttttttttaaaaaaaaaattaatatcttttgtacaaataagatatatttagtactatgatttatatatattacgaACAATTATTTGtccttcaaaatatgaaatttttttaagtatctACACACATGATACtatattactaaattaaattaaattagaactgacaataatttgggtgaaatatccgcaattaatattgattaaagTAAGTTTGAACaaagattataaaataaagtatttgttatataaatataatataaaatttaaatagtgtttaacaaaaaaaaaagaattagtctgccaaaaaaagggaagatcactaatgaaaaattataatttaatttagagttttaTATTGGATAAAACTGATCTTGAAACACACAAGTTAATGCTTTTTTTATGGGATTAATAACTGTAGCATATTAAAAGTaggaattaattcaaatttcagtTTTTAATCCCCCAAATCACTCAACAAACAGATAAAATAGCACAATATAGAATGTATCCGACTGTTTTATTATGTATCAGAAACTTCTTAAaaataagggattttttgtaaattgaaaaaaagtagGGATAGAAGGTAATTTATGTTTTACACTATgtgatttacataatttttacatCATAAAATAGTCAGCCCAATTCATTACTACGTGGGTTATTGTTTAAGGTGGCCCAAATCTAACAAATTAAACGAGggcaactttcatatatagcaaacataaaattcatatttgtatgttatagcaaagtttatataattgtgttccatagcaaacacacacacatatatatatatatatataattcgttatacatatacaattgaagcaaattgtataaaacaagaaagagagaaattatatacaatttgaatagtataaaatgagaaagcgAGAAAGGCGGAATTGAAtagtataaaatgagaaagagagaaatatatatacaatttgaatttgtataaaacgagaaagagagaaaggcaaaaagAGACTTGTacagggaatatacaattgaatcgaattgtataaaacgagaaagagagaaattatatacaatttgaatttgtataaaacgagaaagacaaaagagacttgggcagaaaaatatttgtattgtataattataagtctATAGAacaaagatatatgtatttacatgcatttatacaattttctctcgctttatacaattaaaaatacaatttatacaattctactgtataaaacgagagagaCGAGCGACAAGAATAAGCGAGCGAGAGAGTGAGAGCGAAAGTGACGAGCGCGAATATGAGGGAGAGATAaactgacaaacagtttgctatgaaacacaaataaatcaaaggatagctactatatttattttatattattaatttgtcatttcatacaattttcccaTTAAACAAtcctaataatatatattaagtttgaCTTGTTGGACACAAAGCTTCTGCGAAACTGAATAACCTTTACGTGATATATACAACTCAAACCAAATAGAgatattaataagaaaaaactaATAGTTATTGACTAACAATACAATTACCTAAACACAAATATCAACTTAACTTTGTTTCAAACATATCACGATAAACAGAAAAAAGATAGACTAACAATACAATTTGCTAAATAGAAATACTAACTTAATTTTGTTCCAAACATATCAACGataaaacacacacacacaaaaaaaaaagataggcAATAGTTCATCCACTAAAATGTGGTAAATTCAAATTGTACAATACTATGATTAGATTCCAATTGATTTACTGTAGGAGAAAACAATCTGTAGTCATTTTAACACTAATATCATCTAAAATCTGGTTTCTATGCCAAATTTTGCATTTCACAGCATGTAAGAGAAAATCTCAGGGAAAACCTCAATATCCACTAGTTTATTTTGAGTCCAAAAGATAGAGAGgttaatgaaaaatcataacCAAATATAGAACAAACAAAAACTTATCAACAGAAGTAAGTAAAGTAAAGAATTGGCCTTGGCCACATTGTAAAACTAGTATAGAATACTCATTGCTTATCTTGAACAGGTGCTGGTGCTGTCCAGTACAGTTTAGTAGCAATTAGAAGCTTTTCTCTAACATGAGGACCGCCTTCGTGATCAACCATCCTGCTTTCCCATTGTAGTCCGTCTAATATGCTCTTCACGTTTACCAATACATCCACATCGTCTCGGAATATTGCACTGCCTTGTGGCCTTAATACTCTATCCATTTCCAATAATATATCTTCCACTTCGCATCTGCAATACATAAACGTGAATCAACGAGTCAACATTCAAGAAACATTCCTCCAGAAATGTGAACCTTCCAAACGTTAATTACCTGTCCTGGTATAGGGTGAATACCGAATCAGCATGTATGAAGTCGTAAGTTCGTGGATACGTTGACATTGCCTCACACCTAAACGAAAAGAGAGCATTCATCTGTCACAATTAGGAAAGCAACagcaaaaaatgaaatttatataggAGCAGTAGGCTTTACCAGCTTTGGTATGTTCCAATGAAACCACGTTCGAAGATAACACCAAGAGTATTGACTTCAGCTTCAGCGGGGATGATGTTCATGACCCAAACTGGATCATCAACAAGTGCAGCTGCAAATCCTCCCAGCCAAGCATTCATGTCAAGTATGTTACGGTACCTTCCACGTTCTGCTAACTGACTGTCCAATGCCTTGTAGTGGGCGACTCTCTTCTTCCACAATTCTGTATCTTCAGAGAAGCCCTCTGCAGTAACTCCCTCTATACTAGAACTAGCAATCCTAGGAGGGACCGCGGTTAATCTTTCCGGCCAATTCTCCAGTGGCCCTCCAGCGACATCTTTAACACTGGACACTTCTGGAAGTGGACTCAAACAAGCATCTATCTTGGTGTACCTGGAAGATTAAAGACTTAGATAAAAACATTTACAGAATACTAactaatttttcttaatttgtgGGGCATAGTTTTGATTTCATTAAGTTGAACAATACTTTTTTATCAGGTACGGTAACTTTCTAGACTTGTATGTGGTACTACAAAAGACATGCATCTAAACGTCTCTTTTAGAAATTTGTTCAAGAAATTCATGTATGAAAGAAGAACGCGTCCTGTGCAGCAAGAAAGTGGCCAGAGGAAACAACAAGTCTCCTGAAGTCGAATTATAATCATTCGAGTAGTAGAACATTACCATGCTTTGTCGGGATCTTGTTCCTGGCAAAAAGGTGGCTTCCTGAAGACCTTTCGGTTAATTTTGCAATGCACATGATTCGTAGGCTTCTGCCAAATTGCTAGATCACCTCTCTGAGTTACTTTTTTCCAGCATAGGCTTCTTGCAACATTTTCAATTTGATCTTGCTCTGCTTTCAAATCGTCCGCTGTTCTGTTCCAGCCCCTCCAATGATCTTGCCAGTTAACGGGTGGTCCCGAGAGAATCCAGTATCCACCAGGACGTAAAATTCGATCAACCtcaattaaataaagaccatCTACACCACatcaaatgaattaaaaaaaaaaagaaagtaaaaatactaattaaaaaGATTGATCTTCCTTCATGAAGAAGGAGTAGAAAAGGCaaaggtattaattataccatATTTTCCCCAAGGGATGAGACAGCGAGAACAATGTGCCATGTCAAATGCCCTTGCAGGATAAGGTAGCCGATTAGTAGCTAATATGCCAATCAATGCTGGAACTCCTCGCTCGAGGGCAAATTGAACTTGAGCTTCATGTGTATCTTTAGGTGCAAAGGAAATTGGAAGGATGTCTCTGGAAAGCAAGTAAGCCCCCCAACTAGCAACCTGAAGTTGCGTTAAAGGTAAAATTAGAGCTCATATGGTTAAGGAAAACAAACGGATAAACTTAAGGATTCAATTCTGATATCGTAtaaacaatttaatattttcacaaAACCCCTCGTGCCCCTAGCTCCACCCCTAGTATATGGATACTCCCCATTAAATGAGGATCCTCTGTTGATTGTTCAAATTTTACGAGCATGGACATTCCACAGGTTGCTAAAAATTTGGATCATTTGAGTATTCAGTTCAACCAGCCTAGTCAAGAATAAAGTTACTTGTGGACCACTTTTAATGAAATAAGCACAATGCAACTTCTATAATTAGCTACCTACTATCTTGTTAATTTCAATAAAACTGCAATTAAGGATTGGTCCAAAGAATGCTTACACCcgaaaaactaaaacaaatggcaaaaaaataaaatttaaacagCATTATCCTAAACAACAAATAAGTTCCATAGTTGCATCAAATGTCAAATTCATAACAGGATTACACTACAAATGTGAAAGCCATAATGACTTTTTCTTTCATAGCAAGTTAATCTACGAGTGATTAATTTGTGCTTTTTCTATTTTGGCAAATCAATATAACATATTCTTTAAGTACAATTGAAGGAAACATACATTTTGGGTTTCAACCAACTGTGGATTCCACTAAGTTTACTAAAAACAAACTACTTAgcactttttttctcttttcaaatCAAGTAAACCAAATTACTACCAACCTTTTTACAGTAAGACCAATAATTTCAACTCTAGGAATGAAAATCCCacacttaatatatttttagccATCATCTTGTTCAACCACTACCAACCCCACCTTCAACCAACTATCTAggacctctttttttttttttttataaaaaataaacgtAGTGTCAAGACCACTCAACTAATTCTACGAAATACATGTTAGTTCCGCACCTGCAACATGTACCAGATAATTATGTCCACCAAGACTAGGAAGACTATCTTGGACttctattatataatatatatagagatagatagatatatgaAGTATCCACTAAAGGTTTAATTGGGAAAAATAACAAAGTCAAATTTATGTAATTCATtatatttctcttttaaaaTGGAAGTATGTAGTTTTTGACAACTTCTAAACCAATACGCTTGAAAACCCATGTGCATTGCCATCAACTTACCTAATTCTTTTCTTGAAAAGTCAAAGCTTCAAAAGGAAATGAGACTATACCATGAAACACAATATATgcaatacattttaaaaatagaatgtaAATTTCCATAAGAAATGACTAAACGTAAGtcatttttgtatttgattGACAAAAAGTATTTTAACAAGGAAATTTAGTTTTCACAATATCGTCATGACAATTGTCAACCACATTTAGACATTATTACGATTAACTTATTAATCCATGATGAATCATATGAACCAAAACACTAGTTCATTTGCAAGAattatattgtaaaaaaaataaaatattttttgaagattattttgttttttctaagCAAATGAAAATAAGTCAACATAATAACTAGGAAAATTCCAAATGAATTCAgaaatgtaataaaaataaaaacttactCCGCAACCGGTATCAATGGCGGTTCTAATGGAACCATCTTTCAGCTTGATCAATTTTCCgatatcatcaatataagcaTCAGCGCCACGTGGAAACATGGTGCCGCCGCCGGGGAAGGTAAACCGGTCACCCTTAAACCGGACCCAATTCTGTCCGGCTTTCTCAACCGTAAGATGTTTATGAGGAACATTCGCATACCAAACCGAGTCACGACTTTGCGGCCATCGGAACGGCGGTTTATACCCAAACGGCGCCGGAATTCTGCACTTCAACAACTCACTCTTTTCTGGACAATGCCTCTCTCTGTAAGCAAGCATGCTCCTATCGAATTTCAATGATCTCTTCGAGTCTTCACACGGGGTGTACTCGGACAATTCAAGGTTACACGATGGGTAGTGGTTTACACGCGCCGATGATGAGAGTGGTACAAGTTCATCAGCGGTGTGGTGGGCGGTGAAGTCGATGGGAATCGATGAACGGGAATTGGGATTTGTGTTTTTGATTGATGGGTTGCATGGGAGGGTGGGTAAAATGGTGGCTGTTGAAGATAATTGACGGCTGGTTACATCACCACCTTGCGGCCAAAATCCGATTACATAGAAAGTGCAACAGAGAACAATTGTTGCAGCCACGTAGTAAAGATTAGATTTCTTGATAATTGATGTAATGGAGTGTGTCAAATCGGCTAATATCACCATTtttgcacaattttttttaaaaaaaaaaacagagcaaACAAAACTCAAAATCGAAAAACAGAGCAAGAAAAATTAAGTTGATGAACTTTGAAATTAGCTCTCTgtttttatgtgatgaatgaaatttCTTGGGCAAGGTGATGAGTTGGGGTGGGGGGAATTGGCTGACGCGCTTACGCGCCGACGCTCCCTCGTGAGTAAAATTGATTGAAGAGAAGAGGGAAATGAAGAAGACGAAAAGGCCACAAGGAAGGAGAAGTGTATTTATGGATGAGAGTGTGTCCAAatgtaagaatttatttttattttttattttcggtAACAATTTGGACTTTTGGATCTTTTTCCCatttattaattacttttttccATACTTCTCAaatctatttattaaaaaataaataaaagagttttaacttgtattaaaaatattatccttATTTACTGTAAACGTGTAAAATGTAATGTAATTTGATCTGTTACTATTTGCTTCATTTTATAAGTGATCTAACAATATTAATATTGCTTACTTTATTAACCGGCTACTTTGACTTcacatatttattaaaaaaataattaatgagataaataatttattagattatcttttattaaatatttttatataaaataatttaaaaataagtatttaatatttaaggtaaaatactgaaaaaagtatttattatttttcaatagcttcacattgaattttattttcataattgacaataaaaaaatttataacattattaacTCGATTGActtaaattttatcataaaaatgtCAAAGTTAATATATAACGCGCTTAATCCGGAGATAATCATGGTCCcaggaaaatatttatttggtgATACTAAACACTCCCTTTATTTGTAGTTTACttaaaatcatacaaatatccgtatgagaaataaaaacaaaaacaaatggacaaaagaaagaattaatttGATGTAATAGAATTCGAGCAGAAGgagatatttaaattatgtatgAAATCACTAAAGAACGAATAtgacaaatatatttatgtgaccctattaaaaagttttatgcTTTTCTTTTTTCGCCAGATATATACTTCAACATGagtttaaaatacaaattttattattctcaTGTTTGTTTTTGCTTTTGCTCTCATACGCAAGGAACCtgttacac is part of the Solanum lycopersicum chromosome 1, SLM_r2.1 genome and harbors:
- the LOC101259882 gene encoding (S)-8-oxocitronellyl enol synthase CYC2-like, translated to MNWWLSRSIHNAQQKNVEYRGTHENVGLIIGVTGVVGNSLAGTLSSTDTPGGPWKIYGVSRRGTPVCSIAKVTYIQCDVSKSTDVQAKLSTLKDVTHIFWVTSAFDLSTSKCCEINGTMFRNVLTCVIPNAPNLRHICLQTGGMHYMEIHRSIDGKLCVTSHDPPFHEDMKRLENVHNFYYTLEDVLFDEVSRKPTLTWSVHRPDLIFGFSPYSTLNIIGTLCVYATICKFIHIPMKFPGTEAVWDSYSNASDANLVAEHQIWAAMCAQGKNRAFNITNGDVFKWKHLWKVLAEEIGVEYVEFNATEKIISLSEMMKDKGPVWDKIVKDNKLIPTKLEEVGLWGFADMLLGGGTCRLSSVNRSKENGFIGFRNSINSFIFWIHKAKHNRLIP
- the LOC101260175 gene encoding probable methyltransferase PMT15, which produces MVILADLTHSITSIIKKSNLYYVAATIVLCCTFYVIGFWPQGGDVTSRQLSSTATILPTLPCNPSIKNTNPNSRSSIPIDFTAHHTADELVPLSSSARVNHYPSCNLELSEYTPCEDSKRSLKFDRSMLAYRERHCPEKSELLKCRIPAPFGYKPPFRWPQSRDSVWYANVPHKHLTVEKAGQNWVRFKGDRFTFPGGGTMFPRGADAYIDDIGKLIKLKDGSIRTAIDTGCGVASWGAYLLSRDILPISFAPKDTHEAQVQFALERGVPALIGILATNRLPYPARAFDMAHCSRCLIPWGKYDGLYLIEVDRILRPGGYWILSGPPVNWQDHWRGWNRTADDLKAEQDQIENVARSLCWKKVTQRGDLAIWQKPTNHVHCKINRKVFRKPPFCQEQDPDKAWYTKIDACLSPLPEVSSVKDVAGGPLENWPERLTAVPPRIASSSIEGVTAEGFSEDTELWKKRVAHYKALDSQLAERGRYRNILDMNAWLGGFAAALVDDPVWVMNIIPAEAEVNTLGVIFERGFIGTYQSWCEAMSTYPRTYDFIHADSVFTLYQDRCEVEDILLEMDRVLRPQGSAIFRDDVDVLVNVKSILDGLQWESRMVDHEGGPHVREKLLIATKLYWTAPAPVQDKQ